The Arthrobacter sp. NicSoilC5 genome has a window encoding:
- a CDS encoding penicillin-binding transpeptidase domain-containing protein encodes MGKSTKLSLAIAGLILGTSLVACDDGKSGAEAAAQQLAGAVSALDVGSVAFEGKDAAAANDQLHQVFAALDPQKPEVQAGALTLDGDKASAPLNYTWKFGDAEWKYTIGANFKKSGDKWLTVWDPAILAPGLADSEIVTKGSQSPQRADILGAGDVPLVTYRPVVNVGIDKPQLGAADPADSAGKLAALVGVDPAAYVQQVKAAGAQAFVPAITLREEGRTISDEQIQAIPGARGIPASIPLAPSRTFARAVLGSVGEATAEQIDASKGVLTAGDVTGIGGLQQQYDEQLRGSDAVVIRAQRADLTREQIQSAGTDPRRVLFQVAPKPGTPLKTTLDPRLQSLAETTLEKVGPASAIVALRPSTGAVLAAASGPGSNGYNTAMLGQYAPGSIFKMVDSLAMFRNGMTPDSTVQCTPTLAVDGRTFKNSEGYPETSLGAVTLRDAFAHSCNTAFISQRDAVSQGQLEAAATSMGVAVEAPKLGAEAFLGSVPGQAQGTEHAASMIGQGKVLLSPLAAAIMAGSVAKGAPVSAQLVLNPDAGAPAAGTTAGSTAPAAEATATATATAEAPSTASDKPITAAEAALLADMMRAVVTSGHAGFLSSVPGAPVGAKTGTAEFGTENPPKTHAWIVAVHGDLSVAVFVEDGGLGATTSGPLLKQFLTAAG; translated from the coding sequence ATGGGGAAATCAACAAAACTTTCGCTTGCCATAGCTGGACTCATCCTTGGTACTTCGCTGGTGGCCTGCGATGACGGAAAATCCGGGGCGGAAGCCGCGGCACAACAGCTTGCCGGCGCGGTCTCGGCGCTGGACGTAGGGTCTGTGGCTTTCGAAGGCAAGGACGCCGCCGCCGCCAACGACCAGCTGCATCAGGTCTTTGCCGCCCTGGACCCGCAAAAGCCCGAGGTCCAGGCCGGTGCACTGACGCTGGACGGAGACAAGGCGTCCGCGCCCTTGAACTACACCTGGAAGTTCGGCGATGCCGAGTGGAAGTACACCATCGGGGCCAACTTCAAGAAGTCCGGGGACAAATGGCTCACCGTCTGGGACCCGGCCATCCTGGCACCAGGCCTCGCGGACAGCGAGATTGTGACCAAGGGATCCCAGTCCCCCCAGCGCGCCGACATCCTTGGCGCCGGAGACGTCCCGCTGGTGACCTACCGTCCCGTGGTGAATGTGGGCATCGACAAGCCCCAGCTGGGCGCCGCAGACCCCGCCGATTCCGCCGGAAAGCTGGCAGCACTGGTAGGGGTGGACCCGGCCGCGTACGTGCAGCAGGTCAAGGCAGCCGGGGCGCAGGCCTTCGTTCCCGCGATCACGCTGCGTGAAGAAGGCCGCACCATCTCCGATGAGCAGATCCAGGCAATTCCGGGCGCCCGCGGCATCCCGGCATCAATCCCCCTGGCCCCGAGCAGGACGTTTGCCCGCGCAGTGCTTGGCTCCGTTGGCGAAGCCACCGCAGAACAAATCGACGCGTCGAAAGGCGTTCTCACTGCTGGCGACGTTACGGGCATCGGCGGGCTCCAGCAGCAGTATGACGAACAGCTTCGCGGATCAGACGCCGTCGTGATCCGCGCGCAGCGGGCAGACCTGACCCGGGAACAAATCCAGTCCGCGGGTACCGATCCCCGGCGGGTCCTTTTCCAGGTGGCACCCAAGCCCGGGACGCCGTTGAAGACCACGCTCGATCCCCGGCTGCAGTCGCTGGCTGAAACTACCCTCGAAAAAGTAGGCCCGGCCTCGGCAATAGTGGCCCTGCGCCCCTCCACGGGCGCCGTGCTGGCAGCGGCCTCGGGGCCCGGCAGCAACGGCTACAACACCGCGATGCTGGGGCAGTACGCCCCGGGCTCCATTTTCAAGATGGTGGATTCCCTGGCCATGTTCCGCAACGGAATGACGCCTGATTCCACCGTCCAGTGCACCCCAACGCTCGCAGTGGACGGACGGACCTTCAAGAACTCCGAAGGCTATCCCGAGACCTCCCTGGGCGCCGTCACGCTGCGGGACGCATTCGCGCACTCCTGCAACACCGCCTTCATCTCCCAGCGCGACGCGGTTTCACAGGGTCAGCTTGAAGCGGCCGCCACGTCCATGGGTGTGGCGGTCGAGGCACCCAAACTTGGTGCGGAGGCGTTCCTGGGATCCGTTCCCGGCCAGGCCCAAGGCACGGAACACGCAGCCTCCATGATCGGCCAGGGCAAGGTGCTGCTCTCTCCTTTGGCAGCGGCGATCATGGCCGGGTCCGTCGCCAAGGGCGCCCCGGTCTCTGCGCAGCTTGTCCTGAACCCCGACGCCGGCGCTCCCGCCGCCGGGACAACGGCGGGATCCACTGCTCCAGCAGCCGAAGCGACGGCGACGGCGACGGCCACGGCCGAGGCGCCCTCCACGGCGTCGGACAAGCCCATCACCGCAGCGGAGGCGGCCTTGCTGGCCGACATGATGCGCGCCGTGGTCACCTCCGGGCACGCGGGCTTCCTTTCGAGCGTCCCCGGCGCTCCGGTGGGAGCCAAGACCGGAACGGCCGAGTTCGGCACGGAGAATCCGCCCAAGACCCACGCCTGGATCGTGGCCGTCCACGGCGACCTGTCCGTGGCCGTCTTCGTCGAGGACGGCGGCCTGGGCGCCACCACCTCCGGCCCGCTCCTGAAGCAGTTCCTCACCGCCGCCGGCTAG
- a CDS encoding ATP-binding cassette domain-containing protein has protein sequence MAHIDVSGIDYFLSDGTQLLNGVTFKVPDGTKTALIGPNGTGKTTLFRIIAGDLVPDEGVIGRSGNMGIMRQFVGQVRDGSTVRDLLVSAAPPALAAAAREVDEAELAMMEHDDEPTQMRYAQAIVDWGDAGGYDVETVWDEVCMAALGLPFDRAQHRPASTLSGGEQKRLVLEALFAGPDDLLLLDEPDNYLDVPGKRWLEEKLNESKKTVFFISHDRELLNNAAGRIVTLEPGINGAAAWIHGGGFGSYVEARADRNARFEELRKRWDEEHIKLKELVNMYKNKAAFRSDMANRYHAAQTRLAKFLEAGPPEALPIEQNVQMRLKGGRTAKRAIVAERLELTGLMKPFSTEVWFGDRVGVLGSNGSGKSHFLRLLATGGTDPEREHLPVSDVEIAEVPHEGTVKLGARIRPGFFAQTHVRPDLLGKTLLEILHRGDEHRFGLGREAAAGALDGYGLAGQSEQKYESLSGGQQARFQILLLQLSGATLLLLDEPTDNLDLHSAEALERAIDHFEGTVLAVTHDRWFARTFDRFLVFGSDGKVYESPEPVWDEQRVERAR, from the coding sequence GTGGCCCATATTGACGTTTCCGGCATTGACTACTTCCTCTCCGACGGCACCCAGCTCCTGAACGGGGTGACCTTCAAGGTTCCGGACGGTACCAAGACCGCCCTGATCGGCCCCAACGGGACAGGCAAGACAACCTTGTTCCGGATCATCGCGGGGGACCTGGTTCCGGACGAAGGCGTCATTGGCCGCTCCGGCAACATGGGCATCATGCGCCAGTTCGTGGGCCAGGTCCGGGACGGCTCCACCGTCCGGGACCTTCTGGTCTCTGCCGCTCCCCCGGCCCTGGCGGCCGCTGCCCGCGAGGTGGACGAGGCTGAGCTGGCCATGATGGAGCACGACGACGAACCCACCCAGATGCGGTACGCCCAGGCGATCGTCGACTGGGGCGATGCCGGGGGCTACGACGTCGAAACCGTCTGGGACGAGGTCTGCATGGCCGCGCTGGGACTCCCGTTTGACCGTGCCCAGCACCGCCCGGCGTCGACCCTTTCCGGCGGGGAGCAAAAACGCCTGGTGCTGGAAGCACTCTTCGCCGGCCCGGACGACCTCCTGCTCCTGGATGAGCCGGACAACTACCTGGATGTCCCGGGCAAGCGCTGGCTCGAGGAAAAGCTGAATGAGTCGAAGAAGACGGTCTTCTTCATCAGCCACGACCGGGAACTGCTGAACAACGCTGCCGGCCGCATTGTCACCCTCGAACCCGGAATCAACGGCGCCGCGGCCTGGATCCATGGTGGCGGCTTCGGCTCCTACGTGGAGGCCCGCGCGGACCGGAACGCGCGTTTCGAGGAACTCCGCAAGCGCTGGGACGAGGAGCACATCAAGCTCAAGGAACTCGTCAACATGTACAAGAACAAGGCCGCCTTCCGCTCTGACATGGCCAACCGCTACCACGCAGCCCAGACCAGGCTGGCCAAGTTCCTCGAAGCCGGTCCGCCCGAGGCGCTGCCCATCGAGCAGAACGTCCAGATGCGGCTCAAGGGCGGCCGGACCGCCAAGCGGGCCATCGTGGCTGAACGGCTGGAGCTGACCGGGCTGATGAAGCCGTTCTCCACCGAAGTGTGGTTTGGTGACCGCGTGGGCGTCCTGGGCTCCAACGGCTCGGGCAAGTCGCACTTCCTGCGGCTGCTGGCTACGGGCGGCACCGACCCTGAACGCGAACACCTGCCGGTCTCGGACGTGGAGATCGCCGAGGTGCCGCATGAGGGAACCGTGAAGCTCGGTGCCCGGATCCGGCCCGGCTTCTTCGCCCAGACCCATGTCCGTCCGGACCTGTTGGGCAAGACGCTGCTGGAAATCCTGCACCGCGGGGACGAACACCGGTTCGGACTGGGCCGCGAGGCGGCCGCCGGCGCGCTGGACGGCTACGGCCTGGCGGGGCAGTCGGAACAGAAGTATGAGTCCCTCTCCGGCGGACAGCAGGCGCGGTTCCAAATCCTGCTCCTCCAGCTCAGCGGTGCCACGCTGCTCCTGCTGGACGAGCCCACGGACAACCTGGACCTGCATTCGGCCGAGGCGCTGGAACGCGCCATCGACCACTTTGAAGGAACCGTCCTGGCGGTCACCCACGACCGCTGGTTTGCGCGGACATTCGACCGGTTCCTGGTGTTTGGCTCGGACGGGAAAGTGTACGAATCTCCGGAACCGGTGTGGGACGAGCAGCGGGTGGAGCGCGCACGCTGA
- a CDS encoding DeoR/GlpR family DNA-binding transcription regulator, with amino-acid sequence MKTDERHRAIAEVLRRQSKASVEELMQACGASGATIRRDLEVLAGHGVLRRIHGGARSLIGQGQNPGYGQRELEEQDGKMRIAAAVAGLLADREHVWLDSGSTATAVARALAGRELTLMPMSLQALNAAAGSGATDGARPALLLPGGSVVPGELCFRGPLAESNIRSLRFNTAVLTPCAVDFKDGLLAHDLDDAAVKTAGLESAARVVVAASAAKWQAHARVLVAGLARVDVIVTDRKFSAQDNAELEKYSVEVVSV; translated from the coding sequence ATGAAAACCGATGAGCGGCACCGGGCCATAGCCGAGGTCCTCCGGCGGCAGTCAAAGGCAAGCGTGGAGGAGCTCATGCAGGCCTGCGGTGCCTCCGGCGCAACCATCCGCCGCGACCTCGAGGTTCTGGCCGGCCACGGCGTGCTGAGAAGGATTCATGGGGGCGCCAGGAGCCTGATCGGGCAGGGGCAGAACCCTGGCTACGGACAGCGCGAACTGGAGGAGCAGGACGGCAAGATGCGTATCGCGGCTGCGGTTGCCGGCCTCCTGGCTGACCGCGAACACGTCTGGTTGGACAGCGGAAGCACGGCCACTGCGGTGGCCCGGGCCCTGGCCGGAAGGGAACTGACGCTGATGCCCATGTCCCTTCAGGCCCTCAATGCAGCGGCCGGGAGCGGGGCCACCGACGGCGCACGCCCGGCACTGCTCTTGCCCGGGGGCAGCGTGGTGCCCGGTGAACTCTGCTTCCGCGGACCCCTGGCCGAGTCGAACATCAGGTCGCTCCGCTTTAACACCGCCGTGCTCACGCCCTGTGCCGTGGACTTCAAGGACGGCCTCCTGGCCCATGACCTTGACGATGCGGCAGTCAAGACAGCCGGTCTGGAATCCGCAGCACGGGTGGTGGTGGCCGCTTCCGCTGCAAAGTGGCAGGCACACGCCAGGGTGCTCGTGGCCGGCCTGGCCCGGGTGGACGTCATCGTGACCGACCGGAAATTCAGCGCACAGGACAATGCCGAACTCGAAAAATACTCAGTGGAAGTAGTGAGCGTATGA